From Salvia splendens isolate huo1 chromosome 3, SspV2, whole genome shotgun sequence, a single genomic window includes:
- the LOC121795483 gene encoding S-adenosylmethionine synthase 3-like isoform X1, producing the protein MASRWARVVYIVFCLKSDSIGFGSINTLASFQSLTALLLPSFFVSFCRSRPLLLPEESIIDASLIVISRYDMDTFLFTSESVNEGHPDKLCDQVSDAILDACLEQDPESKVACETCTKTNMVMVFGEITTKAKVDYEKIVRDTCRGIGFISPDVGLDADNCKVLVNIEQQSPDIAQGVHGHLTKKPEEIGAGDQGHMFGYATDETPELMPLTHVLATKLGAKLTEVRKNKTCAWLRPDGKTQVTVEYRNEGGAMVPIRVHTVLISTQHDETVTNDQIAADLKEHVIKPVIPEQYLDDKTIFHLNPSGRFVIGGPHGDAGLTGRKIIIDTYGGWGAHGGGAFSGKDPTKVDRSGAYIVRQAAKSIVASGLARRCIVQVSYAIGVAEPLSVFVDTYKTGTIPDKDILSLIKENFDFRPGMMAINLDLLRGGNFRYQKTAAYGHFGRDDPDFTWETVKVLKPKA; encoded by the exons ATGGCCTCTAGGTGGGCCCGGGTAGTGtatattgtgttttgtttgAAGAGCGATTCCATTGGATTCGGATCTATAAATACCCTTGCATCATTTCAGTCTCTCACTGCGCTGCTTCTCCCATCTTTCTTCGTATCATTCTGCAGATCTCGGCCTCTTCTTTTGCCAGAAG AATCTATAATTGACGCATCACTGATCGTGATTTCCAGATACGATATGGATACCTTCCTGTTCACTTCAGAGTCTGTCAATGAAGGACACCCCGATAAACTCTGCGATCAAGTCTCAGATGCCATTCTTGATGCTTGCCTAGAACAGGACCCAGAGAGCAAAGTCGCATGTGAAACTTGCACGAAAACCAACATGGTCATGGTCTTTGGTGAGATCACAACCAAGGCTAAGGTTGACTATGAAAAGATAGTTCGTGATACGTGCAGAGGCATTGGGTTCATATCACCAGATGTTGGCCTCGATGCTGATAACTGCAAGGTCCTTGTCAACATTGAGCAGCAGAGCCCTGATATTGCCCAAGGAGTTCACGGTCACCTCACCAAGAAACCTGAGGAGATTGGAGCTGGTGACCAAGGGCACATGTTTGGCTATGCCACTGATGAAACACCAGAGCTGATGCCGCTTACTCACGTCCTTGCGACCAAGCTTGGGGCCAAACTCACTGAAGTGAGGAAGAACAAGACTTGTGCTTGGTTGAGACCTGATGGAAAGACACAAGTTACTGTTGAGTACAGAAACGAAGGAGGTGCCATGGTTCCTATTAGAGTTCACACAGTCCTCATCTCTACCCAGCATGATGAGACTGTTACAAATGATCAGATTGCAGCTGACTTGAAAGAGCATGTCATCAAGCCCGTGATTCCTGAACAGTATCTTGATGACAAGACCATCTTCCATCTCAACCCATCTGGCCGGTTCGTGATTGGTGGTCCCCATGGAGATGCTGGTCTTACTGGTAGGAAGATCATTATTGACACCTACGGTGGGTGGGGTGCTCATGGTGGAGGTGCTTTCTCCGGAAAAGATCCAACCAAGGTGGACAGGAGTGGTGCATACATTGTGAGGCAAGCAGCAAAGAGTATTGTGGCATCTGGTCTTGCCCGTAGATGCATTGTGCAAGTGTCGTATGCTATTGGAGTAGCAGAGCCACTATCTGTGTTTGTTGATACATACAAGACGGGGACGATCCCAGACAAGGATATTCTCAGCCTTATCAAGGAGAACTTTGACTTCAGGCCAGGAATGATGGCCATCAACCTAGATTTGCTGAGAGGAGGAAACTTCAGGTACCAGAAGACTGCTGCTTACGGTCACTTTGGCCGTGATGATCCCGACTTCACCTGGGAGACTGTCAAGGTCCTCAAGCCTAAAGCTTGA
- the LOC121795483 gene encoding S-adenosylmethionine synthase 3-like isoform X2: MDTFLFTSESVNEGHPDKLCDQVSDAILDACLEQDPESKVACETCTKTNMVMVFGEITTKAKVDYEKIVRDTCRGIGFISPDVGLDADNCKVLVNIEQQSPDIAQGVHGHLTKKPEEIGAGDQGHMFGYATDETPELMPLTHVLATKLGAKLTEVRKNKTCAWLRPDGKTQVTVEYRNEGGAMVPIRVHTVLISTQHDETVTNDQIAADLKEHVIKPVIPEQYLDDKTIFHLNPSGRFVIGGPHGDAGLTGRKIIIDTYGGWGAHGGGAFSGKDPTKVDRSGAYIVRQAAKSIVASGLARRCIVQVSYAIGVAEPLSVFVDTYKTGTIPDKDILSLIKENFDFRPGMMAINLDLLRGGNFRYQKTAAYGHFGRDDPDFTWETVKVLKPKA; the protein is encoded by the coding sequence ATGGATACCTTCCTGTTCACTTCAGAGTCTGTCAATGAAGGACACCCCGATAAACTCTGCGATCAAGTCTCAGATGCCATTCTTGATGCTTGCCTAGAACAGGACCCAGAGAGCAAAGTCGCATGTGAAACTTGCACGAAAACCAACATGGTCATGGTCTTTGGTGAGATCACAACCAAGGCTAAGGTTGACTATGAAAAGATAGTTCGTGATACGTGCAGAGGCATTGGGTTCATATCACCAGATGTTGGCCTCGATGCTGATAACTGCAAGGTCCTTGTCAACATTGAGCAGCAGAGCCCTGATATTGCCCAAGGAGTTCACGGTCACCTCACCAAGAAACCTGAGGAGATTGGAGCTGGTGACCAAGGGCACATGTTTGGCTATGCCACTGATGAAACACCAGAGCTGATGCCGCTTACTCACGTCCTTGCGACCAAGCTTGGGGCCAAACTCACTGAAGTGAGGAAGAACAAGACTTGTGCTTGGTTGAGACCTGATGGAAAGACACAAGTTACTGTTGAGTACAGAAACGAAGGAGGTGCCATGGTTCCTATTAGAGTTCACACAGTCCTCATCTCTACCCAGCATGATGAGACTGTTACAAATGATCAGATTGCAGCTGACTTGAAAGAGCATGTCATCAAGCCCGTGATTCCTGAACAGTATCTTGATGACAAGACCATCTTCCATCTCAACCCATCTGGCCGGTTCGTGATTGGTGGTCCCCATGGAGATGCTGGTCTTACTGGTAGGAAGATCATTATTGACACCTACGGTGGGTGGGGTGCTCATGGTGGAGGTGCTTTCTCCGGAAAAGATCCAACCAAGGTGGACAGGAGTGGTGCATACATTGTGAGGCAAGCAGCAAAGAGTATTGTGGCATCTGGTCTTGCCCGTAGATGCATTGTGCAAGTGTCGTATGCTATTGGAGTAGCAGAGCCACTATCTGTGTTTGTTGATACATACAAGACGGGGACGATCCCAGACAAGGATATTCTCAGCCTTATCAAGGAGAACTTTGACTTCAGGCCAGGAATGATGGCCATCAACCTAGATTTGCTGAGAGGAGGAAACTTCAGGTACCAGAAGACTGCTGCTTACGGTCACTTTGGCCGTGATGATCCCGACTTCACCTGGGAGACTGTCAAGGTCCTCAAGCCTAAAGCTTGA